Proteins encoded by one window of Rubrobacter indicoceani:
- a CDS encoding DUF503 domain-containing protein, which yields MFCNVRLEVELPYSSSLKDKRQTVRSIKDRLRRRNVSIVESDRQDSWQRAVMELTFAAISAGAAEEKRNEVRAMLLGYPEMVISTWQEDFSNL from the coding sequence TTGTTCTGCAACGTGAGGCTCGAAGTGGAGTTGCCGTACTCTTCGAGCCTCAAGGACAAGCGGCAGACGGTGCGCTCCATCAAGGACCGGCTCCGCAGGCGGAACGTCTCGATCGTCGAATCCGACCGGCAGGACTCCTGGCAGCGAGCCGTGATGGAGCTGACCTTCGCCGCCATCTCCGCCGGGGCCGCCGAGGAGAAACGAAACGAAGTCCGGGCGATGCTGCTCGGGTACCCGGAGATGGTTATCTCCACCTGGCAGGAAGACTTCTCGAATCTGTGA
- the rbfA gene encoding 30S ribosome-binding factor RbfA codes for MSERTRKIESQLKEIVGVEVSELSDPRVHGLVTVTAVRVSPDLAHATVLYSVIDDSPEAEEDAKVGLQSAAGRIQATVGAQTRMRRTPRLRFEPDPMVERTRSIENALREVRDENRQRDN; via the coding sequence ATGAGCGAGAGAACAAGAAAGATAGAATCCCAGTTGAAGGAGATAGTCGGCGTCGAGGTCTCCGAACTCTCCGACCCGCGCGTGCACGGCCTCGTTACCGTTACCGCCGTTCGCGTCAGCCCCGACCTCGCCCACGCAACGGTACTCTACAGCGTCATAGACGACTCCCCCGAGGCCGAAGAGGACGCGAAGGTCGGCCTGCAGTCCGCCGCCGGACGCATTCAGGCCACCGTCGGCGCACAGACCCGCATGCGCCGCACGCCCCGGCTGCGCTTCGAGCCGGACCCGATGGTAGAACGCACCCGGAGCATCGAAAACGCACTCAGAGAGGTAAGAGATGAAAACAGACAGCGCGATAACTAA
- a CDS encoding DHH family phosphoesterase has protein sequence MKTDSAITKDNTKNLSEVAGALKGLERAAVTTHVGADGDAIGSSAAMLRLLEKLGVEAVFCHSEAVPNYLRWLIPEAVAEIPSGYELIALDTSRADRTGVRIPESGAAINIDHHADNPEYAKTNYVDGEAAATAEIVARLYVELGVELDKEAAEAVYTGINTDTGGFRFRNISPETHELAAELLRAGVVPAEVDDRINRTGTLEQLRVVGTTLANAERYGEVLIATVDNKDYEKTGGSELDSKEAIDALRTVAGVDVVAHLRQVPKGTKGSLRSELFDVQEVAQGFGGGGHRLAAGFTREGLTPEEAKQELLEALRGRVDLGDSPNGAEKEGK, from the coding sequence ATGAAAACAGACAGCGCGATAACTAAAGATAATACAAAAAACCTCTCTGAGGTCGCGGGGGCATTGAAGGGTCTTGAAAGGGCTGCCGTAACGACGCACGTCGGGGCGGACGGGGACGCCATCGGGTCCTCGGCGGCGATGCTCCGGCTTCTGGAGAAGCTCGGCGTCGAGGCTGTTTTCTGTCACTCGGAGGCGGTGCCGAACTACCTGCGGTGGCTTATACCGGAGGCTGTGGCCGAGATCCCTTCGGGCTACGAGCTTATCGCGCTCGACACCTCGCGGGCGGACCGGACGGGGGTTCGGATACCGGAGTCGGGGGCGGCGATCAACATAGATCACCACGCTGACAACCCCGAGTACGCAAAGACGAACTACGTGGACGGCGAGGCCGCAGCGACGGCCGAGATCGTAGCGAGGCTCTACGTCGAGCTCGGCGTCGAACTCGACAAAGAGGCCGCAGAAGCCGTGTATACCGGAATAAACACCGACACGGGCGGCTTCCGGTTCAGGAACATAAGCCCCGAGACGCACGAGCTTGCCGCTGAACTGCTGCGCGCCGGGGTCGTTCCGGCGGAGGTTGACGACCGCATAAACCGCACCGGGACGCTGGAGCAGTTGAGGGTCGTCGGGACGACCCTTGCAAACGCCGAGCGGTACGGAGAAGTTCTTATAGCGACGGTGGACAACAAAGACTACGAAAAGACGGGCGGCTCGGAGCTTGACTCCAAAGAGGCGATAGACGCGCTCCGCACGGTCGCGGGCGTGGACGTGGTCGCGCACCTGCGGCAGGTTCCGAAGGGGACGAAGGGTTCGCTCCGTTCGGAGCTGTTTGACGTGCAGGAAGTCGCGCAGGGTTTCGGGGGTGGCGGCCACAGGCTCGCGGCGGGCTTTACCCGCGAGGGGCTGACCCCGGAGGAGGCCAAGCAGGAGCTTCTCGAGGCGCTGCGAGGCAGGGTGGACCTCGGAGATTCCCCCAACGGAGCCGAAAAGGAAGGGAAGTAG
- the truB gene encoding tRNA pseudouridine(55) synthase TruB yields MTSGVLLLDKPTGMTSAWAVSLVKRALPGKTRVGHTGTLDPLASGLLVLMIGGATRLSRYVGDMEKSYTATAQFGAVSDSLDADGQIEDLEGELPARDDIEAALSDFIGRIEQTPPMASAVKVAGKRLYALHREGKTVEREARTVEVEEFTLNNYDPESGEAEFFVRCGGGTYVRSLVADAAEAVGSGAYLTALRREAVGRFSISDAIKPDAPGRIEEHLLPPEVALGGISRFEVEAGAAKLIGNGRPLDSFGEVGKVALFYEEALIAVYADDGRTAKPEVVLWSAG; encoded by the coding sequence CTGACTTCCGGCGTTCTACTCCTCGACAAGCCCACGGGCATGACCAGCGCGTGGGCGGTTTCGCTGGTCAAGCGGGCCCTGCCGGGAAAGACCAGGGTCGGACATACCGGGACGCTCGACCCGCTCGCATCGGGGCTGCTGGTCTTGATGATCGGGGGCGCGACCCGGCTTTCGCGCTACGTAGGAGACATGGAGAAGTCCTACACCGCGACCGCGCAGTTCGGGGCGGTCTCTGACTCGCTCGACGCTGATGGTCAGATCGAAGACCTGGAGGGAGAACTCCCGGCGCGGGACGATATAGAGGCCGCGCTCTCGGATTTCATCGGTCGGATAGAGCAGACCCCGCCGATGGCCTCGGCGGTGAAGGTCGCCGGAAAGCGGCTCTATGCCCTGCACCGCGAAGGAAAGACCGTGGAGCGCGAGGCCCGCACCGTGGAGGTCGAGGAGTTCACCCTGAACAACTACGACCCGGAATCCGGCGAGGCGGAGTTCTTTGTGCGCTGCGGCGGCGGGACGTACGTGCGGTCGCTCGTGGCGGACGCTGCAGAGGCGGTTGGTTCCGGCGCGTACCTGACCGCGCTCCGGCGCGAGGCCGTCGGACGTTTCTCCATCTCAGATGCCATAAAGCCGGACGCCCCGGGTCGCATTGAGGAGCACCTGCTGCCGCCGGAGGTCGCGCTCGGCGGAATATCCCGGTTCGAGGTCGAGGCCGGGGCGGCAAAGCTTATCGGGAACGGGAGACCGCTCGATTCGTTCGGGGAGGTCGGGAAGGTCGCGCTTTTCTACGAGGAGGCTCTGATCGCGGTCTACGCCGACGACGGGCGAACCGCAAAGCCGGAGGTCGTGCTTTGGTCAGCGGGGTAG
- a CDS encoding bifunctional riboflavin kinase/FAD synthetase: MVSGVERRGRAVALGNFDGVHLGHRVVLDRAIEEGRKRNLEVIAATFDPHPRAVLKPESAPKLLSDLKTRKRLLVEAGMDGVAVVPFDRDLSTESPEEFVESVLIRTLGAEVVVVGKNFRFGYRASGGLADLQRIMASHGGEAFGAGVRQAGAEVISSTRIRAMLDAGDVAGAATLLGRPHEVTGIVIPGDRRGRTIGFPTANVLPPQDVIVPERGVYACLVRLRGELYPSCVNVGFAPTFGERESRIEAHLLDFEGDIYGERIGVGFVSRIRGEKKFSGVEELVEQIGRDSERARSLLAGHG, encoded by the coding sequence TTGGTCAGCGGGGTAGAGCGGCGGGGGAGAGCGGTCGCGCTCGGGAATTTCGACGGGGTCCATCTCGGCCACCGGGTCGTTCTCGACCGGGCGATAGAAGAAGGCCGCAAGCGCAACCTCGAAGTCATCGCCGCCACCTTCGACCCGCACCCGAGGGCGGTCTTGAAGCCCGAGAGCGCGCCGAAGCTCCTCTCGGACCTCAAGACGCGGAAGCGGCTCCTTGTAGAAGCCGGGATGGACGGTGTCGCGGTCGTTCCGTTTGACCGGGATCTCTCGACCGAATCACCGGAAGAGTTTGTCGAATCGGTCCTGATCAGGACGCTCGGGGCGGAGGTGGTCGTTGTCGGGAAGAACTTCCGGTTCGGATATAGAGCTTCGGGCGGCCTCGCCGACCTGCAGAGGATAATGGCCTCTCACGGTGGTGAGGCGTTCGGGGCCGGGGTCCGGCAGGCGGGGGCGGAGGTTATAAGCTCGACGCGGATCCGGGCGATGCTCGATGCGGGTGACGTGGCCGGAGCCGCGACGCTGCTCGGGCGTCCGCACGAGGTAACCGGAATCGTTATACCCGGGGACCGGCGCGGCAGGACCATCGGGTTTCCGACGGCGAACGTGCTGCCGCCGCAGGACGTGATCGTCCCGGAGCGCGGGGTGTATGCGTGTCTTGTCCGGCTCAGGGGAGAACTGTATCCCTCGTGCGTGAACGTTGGCTTTGCGCCGACGTTCGGAGAGCGGGAGAGCCGCATCGAGGCCCATCTGCTGGACTTCGAGGGGGACATCTATGGTGAGAGGATCGGGGTCGGCTTTGTTTCGCGGATTCGCGGGGAAAAGAAGTTCTCCGGGGTCGAGGAGCTGGTCGAACAGATCGGACGCGACTCGGAGCGGGCGCGGTCGCTTCTGGCCGGACATGGCTGA
- the rpsO gene encoding 30S ribosomal protein S15 yields the protein MSVAVDKTEIISEHQAHDADTGSTEVQVAILSKRIAHLTDHLRTHKHDFHSRRGLLKLVGKRRRLLKYLQKKDVERYRGLIAKLGLRR from the coding sequence TTGTCGGTAGCGGTAGATAAAACAGAGATAATCAGCGAGCACCAGGCTCACGACGCAGACACGGGTTCGACCGAGGTACAGGTCGCGATACTATCGAAGAGAATCGCGCACCTCACCGATCACCTGCGTACGCACAAGCACGACTTCCATTCTCGCCGAGGGCTTCTGAAGCTCGTGGGCAAGAGGCGTCGTCTTCTCAAGTACCTTCAGAAAAAGGACGTGGAACGTTACCGCGGCCTCATCGCCAAGCTCGGTCTGCGCCGCTAG
- a CDS encoding polyribonucleotide nucleotidyltransferase: MRLEIPVGERSITLETGKLAKQAGGSVMVSFGDTTLLSVATRSNSPRPGVDFLPLSVDIEERMSAAGKIPGGFIKREGRPSERAILTARLTDRPLRPLFPKGYRNDIQVVGTVFVADQANPYDVVSMVGSSAALALSDIPLAEPIGAVRVGRGPDGGFILNPTYEQIEESDLDLVVAGTRDAITMVEAGANEVTEDVMVDALLAAHEAIRVQAEAIAGWAAELGKAKEEVAAVEENPLLSDLRADHYDAVKDGLINESRTDRHEVINDIRNAALEGKEDEAEIRNIKDAFRTIEKEAFRDLYVNDKKRTDLRDFTQVRPIEAEAGILPRVHGSGLFTRGETQVLSSLALADLGLSQRLDTMEPQTLKRYMHHYNFPPYSTGETGRLGSPRRREIGHGALAERALMPVLPNEENFPYALRIISDVLESNGSSSMASVCGSTLSLMDGGVPIKAPVAGVAMGLVKEGDDYVILTDIQGLEDHMGDMDFKVAGTRDGITALQMDMKITGVSAELLKEALGQAQDARLEILDIMREAIAEPRSETSDFAPRVEATKVPTDKIGMIIGPGGKTINGMQDQFGVNISIEDDGTVYVSGVDGVGVKNALGMIANMTKDVEAGEIYTGKVVKTTNFGAFVELLPGKDGLIHISRLAPGRVENVEDVVTQGDMVKVRVLEIDKQKRISLEKLED; the protein is encoded by the coding sequence ATGCGACTAGAGATCCCGGTCGGCGAGCGTTCCATAACGCTCGAAACCGGCAAGCTCGCGAAGCAGGCCGGCGGTTCCGTCATGGTCAGCTTCGGCGACACGACCCTGCTCTCGGTAGCGACGCGATCGAACAGCCCGCGCCCCGGGGTGGACTTTCTTCCATTGAGCGTCGATATCGAGGAGCGGATGTCGGCCGCCGGGAAGATCCCCGGTGGCTTTATCAAGCGTGAGGGACGGCCTTCGGAACGGGCCATTCTCACGGCTCGCCTGACGGACAGGCCGCTCAGGCCGCTGTTCCCGAAGGGTTACCGGAACGACATCCAGGTTGTCGGGACGGTTTTCGTTGCAGATCAGGCGAACCCCTACGATGTGGTGAGCATGGTAGGTTCGTCGGCCGCGCTTGCGCTGTCGGACATACCGCTCGCCGAGCCTATCGGAGCGGTGCGCGTCGGGCGCGGTCCGGACGGCGGGTTTATCCTGAACCCGACCTACGAGCAGATAGAAGAGAGCGACCTCGACCTCGTCGTCGCCGGAACCAGAGACGCCATCACGATGGTCGAGGCCGGAGCGAACGAGGTCACGGAAGACGTGATGGTGGACGCGCTGCTCGCGGCGCACGAGGCCATTCGAGTTCAGGCCGAGGCCATCGCCGGATGGGCTGCGGAGCTTGGCAAAGCCAAGGAAGAGGTTGCGGCGGTAGAGGAGAACCCGTTGCTCTCCGACCTCCGCGCCGACCACTACGACGCGGTCAAGGACGGCCTCATCAACGAGAGCCGGACGGACCGGCACGAGGTCATCAACGACATCCGGAACGCCGCGCTCGAGGGTAAAGAGGACGAGGCGGAGATAAGGAACATCAAGGACGCCTTCCGCACCATCGAGAAGGAAGCCTTCCGCGACCTTTACGTAAACGACAAAAAGCGCACCGACCTGCGGGACTTTACCCAGGTACGCCCGATCGAGGCCGAGGCCGGTATCCTTCCGAGGGTCCACGGTTCGGGGCTGTTCACGCGTGGCGAGACGCAGGTTCTCTCGTCGCTCGCGCTCGCCGACCTCGGTCTGTCGCAGCGGCTCGACACGATGGAGCCGCAGACGCTCAAGCGTTACATGCACCACTACAACTTCCCGCCGTACTCGACGGGCGAGACGGGCCGACTGGGCTCCCCGCGTCGTCGGGAGATAGGACACGGCGCGCTTGCGGAACGCGCGCTTATGCCGGTATTGCCGAACGAGGAGAACTTTCCGTACGCGCTCCGCATCATCTCCGACGTGCTGGAATCAAACGGATCAAGCTCGATGGCGAGCGTGTGCGGTTCGACGCTTTCCCTGATGGACGGCGGGGTGCCTATAAAGGCTCCGGTCGCCGGCGTTGCGATGGGACTTGTCAAGGAGGGCGATGACTACGTTATCCTGACGGACATCCAGGGGCTTGAGGATCACATGGGCGACATGGACTTCAAGGTCGCCGGGACCCGGGACGGCATCACCGCGCTCCAGATGGACATGAAGATCACGGGCGTAAGCGCCGAGCTGCTCAAAGAGGCGCTCGGACAGGCGCAGGACGCGCGGCTCGAGATCCTCGATATCATGCGCGAGGCGATAGCAGAGCCGCGCAGCGAGACCTCGGACTTCGCGCCGCGAGTAGAGGCGACAAAGGTCCCGACCGACAAGATCGGCATGATCATCGGGCCGGGCGGCAAGACCATAAACGGGATGCAGGATCAGTTCGGCGTGAACATCTCCATCGAGGACGACGGGACGGTCTACGTCTCGGGCGTTGACGGCGTTGGCGTGAAGAACGCCCTCGGCATGATCGCCAACATGACCAAAGACGTCGAGGCCGGGGAGATCTACACCGGCAAGGTCGTGAAGACAACGAACTTCGGGGCCTTTGTGGAGCTTCTGCCGGGCAAGGACGGTCTGATCCACATATCGAGGCTCGCGCCGGGTCGCGTGGAGAACGTCGAGGACGTGGTTACTCAGGGCGACATGGTCAAGGTCCGGGTGCTTGAGATAGACAAGCAGAAGCGCATCTCCTTAGAGAAGCTGGAGGACTAG
- a CDS encoding M16 family metallopeptidase produces the protein MTDPNVRQSKLKSGLRVFSEPLDEATSISLGVWIRAGSRDERPEVAGISHLMEHMLFKGTPEMNALQVAEAFESIGAQENAATGEEYTVLYARFLPENLERALEIMADMVQNPTMADLEREREVIVEEIRMYEDRPDQMADEHLSSLIFHNDSLGRPIIGSAETVRGVDHDTLTGFHEATYNTANVFVIGAGKLDSDEFERMVSEKFAEVPAGEPFVREARPEVPSERFFYREKESEQYHVSIGSLGIPSGSDDRFAMASLNNVLGGGMSSRLFQEVREKRGLAYAVFSYHQGYSDTGASKMYVGSTTGNVEEAVKVIAEQVHALQETKVTDEELERTKQQLKSSTLLALESTAARMNRIGRSVINGSELLTPDEISAEIEAVTADDIQRLAKKHLKLENMYLAAVGPKELDLGRYLSKN, from the coding sequence ATGACCGACCCGAACGTCAGGCAGAGCAAGCTGAAGAGCGGCCTCCGGGTTTTCTCGGAGCCCCTTGACGAGGCGACGAGCATCTCGCTCGGGGTCTGGATCCGGGCCGGTTCGCGCGACGAGCGGCCCGAGGTCGCCGGCATAAGCCACCTGATGGAGCACATGCTCTTCAAGGGGACGCCGGAGATGAACGCGCTGCAGGTCGCCGAAGCCTTTGAGTCTATCGGGGCGCAGGAGAACGCGGCGACGGGCGAGGAGTACACCGTGCTGTACGCCCGCTTCCTGCCGGAGAACCTTGAGCGGGCGCTTGAGATCATGGCGGACATGGTCCAGAACCCGACCATGGCCGACCTCGAGCGCGAGCGCGAGGTGATAGTCGAGGAGATCCGGATGTACGAGGACCGCCCCGACCAGATGGCCGACGAGCATCTCTCGTCGCTGATCTTCCACAACGACTCGCTCGGGCGACCCATAATAGGCTCCGCCGAGACGGTGCGCGGCGTCGACCACGACACGCTCACGGGCTTTCACGAGGCGACGTACAACACCGCGAACGTCTTTGTTATCGGGGCCGGGAAGCTTGACTCGGACGAGTTCGAGAGGATGGTCTCCGAGAAGTTCGCCGAAGTACCTGCGGGCGAGCCGTTTGTGCGGGAGGCGAGGCCGGAGGTCCCGTCGGAGCGCTTTTTCTACAGGGAGAAGGAGAGCGAGCAGTACCACGTCTCCATCGGTTCGCTCGGGATTCCATCCGGGAGCGACGACCGTTTCGCGATGGCGTCCCTGAACAACGTACTCGGTGGCGGTATGTCGAGCCGGCTTTTCCAGGAGGTCCGGGAGAAGCGCGGCCTCGCGTACGCGGTCTTCTCCTACCACCAGGGTTACTCGGACACCGGCGCATCGAAGATGTACGTCGGCTCCACGACCGGGAACGTCGAGGAAGCGGTGAAGGTCATCGCCGAGCAGGTCCACGCGCTTCAGGAGACGAAAGTTACGGACGAGGAGCTTGAGCGCACCAAGCAGCAGCTCAAGAGCTCGACCCTGCTCGCGCTCGAAAGCACGGCCGCAAGGATGAACCGCATCGGTCGGAGCGTCATCAACGGCTCGGAGCTTCTGACGCCGGACGAAATCTCCGCCGAGATAGAGGCCGTAACCGCCGACGACATCCAGCGGCTCGCAAAGAAGCATCTGAAACTCGAAAACATGTATCTGGCGGCGGTCGGTCCGAAAGAACTCGACCTCGGCAGGTACCTGAGCAAGAACTAG